The following coding sequences are from one Salvia hispanica cultivar TCC Black 2014 chromosome 3, UniMelb_Shisp_WGS_1.0, whole genome shotgun sequence window:
- the LOC125211977 gene encoding protein SOSEKI 5-like → MAVSGRMSELHLTKSISPDRRSVPVVYYLSRNGQLEHPHFIEVPLSSSAHGLFLRDVIGRLNVLRGKGMASMYSWSCKRSYKNGFVWHDLSENDFIYPARGEEYVLKGSELLENSFLESPLPPPENQPDSGHRRRRNQSCSSIEYEYSVYKAEPSFRSAADASTQTDDVRRRRRRAPEEAEKRKEARDEISISISPPASDSSPETLETLLKADGRSSNSKGGQQIQRAATTSKSSVLMQLITCGSLSFKDCGAGQVISQYRMRVPRSGDGGGGRAKVEEKDYFSGSIVETNKEEPLPTLKRCNSYNAGRVGDF, encoded by the exons ATGGCGGTTTCAGGTAGAATGTCAGAGCTTCACCTCACCAAATCAATCAGCCCCGATCGCCGATCAGTCCCCGTCGTTTACTACCTCTCCAGAAACGGCCAGCTCGAGCACCCCCATTTCATCGAGGTCCCCCTCTCCTCCTCCGCCCACGGCCTCTTTCTCCGCG ATGTGATCGGGCGATTGAATGTTCTTCGCGGGAAGGGAATGGCCTCCATGTACTCGTGGTCGTGCAAACg AAGCTACAAAAACGGATTCGTGTGGCACGATTTATCGGAGAACGATTTCATCTACCCTGCTCGCGGCGAGGAATACGTCCTCAAAGGCTCCGAGCTTCTCGAGAATTCGTTCCTCGAGAGTCCTCTTCCTCCGCCGGAGAATCAGCCGGATTCCGGACACAGGCGGCGCCGGAACCAATCGTGCAGCTCGATCGAGTACGAGTACAGCGTCTACAAGGCGGAGCCCTCGTTCCGGTCCGCCGCCGACGCGTCCACGCAGACGGACGACGTGCGGCGGAGGCGACGCAGGGCTCCGGAGGAGGCGGAGAAGAGGAAAGAGGCGCGCGACGAGATCTCGATCTCGATCTCGCCGCCGGCGTCGGATTCGAGCCCCGAGACGCTGGAGACGCTGCTGAAGGCGGACGGGCGGTCGTCGAATTCGAAAGGGGGGCAGCAGATTCAGAGGGCGGCGACGACGAGTAAATCGTCGGTTCTGATGCAATTGATCACCTGCGGGTCGCTGTCGTTCAAGGACTGTGGGGCCGGGCAGGTGATATCGCAGTACAGAATGAGAGTGCCGCGCAGCGGAGATGGCGGCGGCGGAAGGGCGAAAGTGGAGGAGAAGGACTATTTTAGCGGGAGCATTGTGGAGACGAACAAGGAGGAGCCGCTGCCGACTCTCAAACGCTGCAATTCCTACAATGCGGGTCGGGTCGGGGacttttag
- the LOC125213903 gene encoding transcription factor MYB59-like isoform X1, whose product MKMKMKMEKEEVRKGPWTEEEDVQLVFYVNLFGDRRWDFVAKVSGLKRTGKSCRLRWVNYLHPGLKRGKMTPNEERLVVELQSKWGNRWSRIARKLPGRTDNEIKNYWRTHMRKKAQERKKNKKGSTSSSSSSSSSTSSSSNSSSSSAPTSPGPGESTLAKGKGAGAEGERSFYDTGGVKLPETGVLEVEEGNKVYSMDDLWKEFEFPEENCGLTAQAVASPIWDYCPTDSLWSMCEEERQHQPVGDHHFQSFPFYNYMIG is encoded by the exons atgaaaatgaaaatgaaaatggagaaAGAAGAAGTGAGAAAAGGGCCATGGACAGAAGAAGAGGATGTCCAGCTTGTATTCTACGTGAACTTGTTTGGTGATCGGAGATGGGATTTCGTTGCGAAAGTTTCAG GTTTGAAACGAACCGGCAAGAGCTGCCGGCTGCGCTGGGTTAACTACCTCCACCCCGGCCTCAAACGAGGCAAGATGACTCCCAACGAAGAGCGTCTCGTCGTTGAGCTTCAGTCCAAATGGGGAAATAG ATGGTCGAGAATCGCCCGAAAACTGCCTGGGCGCACAGACAACGAGATCAAGAACTACTGGAGGACCCACATGAGGAAGAAGGCTcaagagaggaagaagaacaagaaaggTTCTACTTCTTCTTCCTCGTCTTCGAGTTCTTCtacatcttcatcttccaaCTCATCCTCCTCTTCCGCCCCCACCAGCCCTGGGCCGGGGGAGTCCACCCTGGCCAAGGGGAAGGGTGCGGGGGCTGAGGGGGAGCGGAGTTTCTACGACACCGGTGGGGTGAAACTACCAGAAACTGGTGTTTTGGAGGTGGAAGAAGGGAACAAGGTATACTCCATGGATGATCTATGGAAGGAATTCGAGTTTCCGGAGGAGAACTGCGGGCTCACCGCTCAAGCAGTGGCCTCTCCCATATGGGATTACTGCCCAACTGATTCTTTGTGGAGTATGTGTGAAGAAGAGAGACAACATCAGCCTGTGGGGGATCATCACTTTCAATCTTTCCCCTTTTACAATTATATGATTGGCTAA
- the LOC125213903 gene encoding transcription factor MYB48-like isoform X2, producing MGFRCESFRFEGWRETQYIGLKRTGKSCRLRWVNYLHPGLKRGKMTPNEERLVVELQSKWGNRWSRIARKLPGRTDNEIKNYWRTHMRKKAQERKKNKKGSTSSSSSSSSSTSSSSNSSSSSAPTSPGPGESTLAKGKGAGAEGERSFYDTGGVKLPETGVLEVEEGNKVYSMDDLWKEFEFPEENCGLTAQAVASPIWDYCPTDSLWSMCEEERQHQPVGDHHFQSFPFYNYMIG from the exons ATGGGATTTCGTTGCGAAAGTTTCAGGTTTGAAGGTTGGCGGGAGACACAATATATAG GTTTGAAACGAACCGGCAAGAGCTGCCGGCTGCGCTGGGTTAACTACCTCCACCCCGGCCTCAAACGAGGCAAGATGACTCCCAACGAAGAGCGTCTCGTCGTTGAGCTTCAGTCCAAATGGGGAAATAG ATGGTCGAGAATCGCCCGAAAACTGCCTGGGCGCACAGACAACGAGATCAAGAACTACTGGAGGACCCACATGAGGAAGAAGGCTcaagagaggaagaagaacaagaaaggTTCTACTTCTTCTTCCTCGTCTTCGAGTTCTTCtacatcttcatcttccaaCTCATCCTCCTCTTCCGCCCCCACCAGCCCTGGGCCGGGGGAGTCCACCCTGGCCAAGGGGAAGGGTGCGGGGGCTGAGGGGGAGCGGAGTTTCTACGACACCGGTGGGGTGAAACTACCAGAAACTGGTGTTTTGGAGGTGGAAGAAGGGAACAAGGTATACTCCATGGATGATCTATGGAAGGAATTCGAGTTTCCGGAGGAGAACTGCGGGCTCACCGCTCAAGCAGTGGCCTCTCCCATATGGGATTACTGCCCAACTGATTCTTTGTGGAGTATGTGTGAAGAAGAGAGACAACATCAGCCTGTGGGGGATCATCACTTTCAATCTTTCCCCTTTTACAATTATATGATTGGCTAA